The Castellaniella sp. genome includes a window with the following:
- the pseG gene encoding UDP-2,4-diacetamido-2,4,6-trideoxy-beta-L-altropyranose hydrolase has protein sequence MKVFIRVDASIDIGTGHVMRCLVLADQLRARGAIVYFICRAHVGHMIDSIVAAGYQVFALPMQVGGSCNLDVDSFLGESFHEDALSTAGFLRDETACWVVVDHHSIDWRWESLLKQEISGMKLMVIDGYANRSHVCDLLLDQTYSPEGLARWSKLVPSECRILAGPEYALLRPEFSVIQKITEDKKIKKMERFFVSFGGIDKPNATLAVVDMLSKLFGSTVVIDVLLGKENPHIAKIKHRYTDSASVKLHVQPDNVAVLMEQADLAITAGGTTVWELCALRVPMLIISIADNQVDLAKNMDLCGGAVYLGAFTGKLPGSLRSRLEGFRQDVGELKAMRKSQEKLMPNHKISIGDYMVGML, from the coding sequence ATGAAAGTGTTCATCCGCGTCGATGCCTCTATTGATATCGGAACAGGTCATGTCATGCGGTGTTTAGTGTTGGCTGATCAGCTGAGGGCCCGTGGGGCGATTGTTTATTTTATCTGTCGTGCCCATGTGGGACACATGATTGATTCAATCGTAGCTGCTGGGTATCAAGTATTCGCTCTACCTATGCAGGTGGGTGGTTCATGCAACTTGGATGTGGACTCTTTTCTTGGAGAAAGCTTTCATGAAGATGCCTTATCGACAGCAGGATTTTTGCGAGATGAAACAGCCTGTTGGGTTGTAGTTGATCATCACAGCATTGATTGGCGGTGGGAAAGCTTGCTTAAACAAGAGATTTCTGGCATGAAACTTATGGTGATTGACGGTTATGCCAACCGAAGCCATGTTTGTGACCTGCTGCTCGATCAGACCTATTCTCCTGAAGGACTTGCGCGATGGAGTAAGCTTGTTCCTTCTGAATGTCGCATATTAGCAGGGCCAGAATATGCCTTGTTGCGCCCTGAGTTTTCTGTCATTCAGAAAATTACAGAAGATAAGAAAATCAAAAAAATGGAAAGATTTTTTGTTTCTTTTGGTGGTATAGACAAGCCAAATGCAACGCTGGCTGTGGTGGATATGCTCTCCAAACTTTTTGGATCGACTGTGGTTATCGATGTGCTCCTGGGGAAGGAAAATCCTCATATCGCAAAAATTAAACATAGATATACAGATTCTGCTTCGGTCAAGCTGCATGTACAACCAGACAATGTGGCAGTGCTCATGGAGCAGGCAGATTTGGCGATTACTGCAGGGGGAACGACTGTTTGGGAGTTGTGTGCATTAAGAGTGCCAATGCTGATAATAAGCATCGCAGATAACCAAGTTGATCTGGCAAAGAATATGGATCTTTGCGGTGGGGCTGTGTATCTGGGGGCATTCACAGGAAAATTGCCCGGTTCTTTACGTTCCCGGCTGGAGGGTTTTCGCCAGGATGTTGGTGAATTAAAAGCCA
- the pseF gene encoding pseudaminic acid cytidylyltransferase has translation MNVAIIPARGGSKRIPYKNIRDFCGKPMIAWSIDSAIRSGLFDHVVVSTEDLKIAEIARNYGADVPFMRPAELSDDFTTTRPIINHAIKQIESIYKKPDYVCCLYATAPFATAQDLKDGFDMLVASDCEFVFTIAAFQAPVQRALKICQNGRVAMFNPEFRTTRSQDLEAAYHDAGQFYWGKTDAFLDNLSAFSNHSVPLVLPSYRVQDIDTQEDWIRAEKMFKIMDR, from the coding sequence ATGAACGTAGCAATTATCCCAGCGCGTGGCGGCAGTAAGCGAATCCCTTATAAGAACATAAGGGATTTTTGTGGTAAGCCGATGATTGCCTGGTCCATTGATTCTGCTATCCGTTCTGGGCTGTTTGATCATGTGGTCGTTTCAACTGAGGATCTGAAAATCGCTGAAATAGCAAGAAATTATGGCGCGGATGTGCCATTTATGCGGCCTGCAGAGTTATCGGATGACTTCACAACCACTCGGCCGATAATTAATCATGCTATTAAGCAGATCGAGTCCATATATAAAAAGCCAGACTATGTTTGCTGCTTGTATGCGACAGCGCCTTTTGCTACAGCCCAAGATCTTAAAGATGGGTTTGATATGTTGGTTGCGTCCGATTGTGAATTTGTCTTTACAATCGCTGCCTTTCAGGCACCTGTGCAGAGAGCATTAAAGATTTGCCAAAACGGACGGGTTGCCATGTTTAATCCTGAGTTTCGCACCACTAGATCTCAGGATTTGGAGGCGGCGTATCATGACGCCGGGCAATTTTATTGGGGCAAAACAGACGCTTTTTTAGATAATTTGTCGGCTTTTTCCAATCATTCTGTCCCATTAGTTTTGCCTAGCTATAGAGTGCAAGATATAGATACCCAGGAGGATTGGATCAGGGCGGAAAAAATGTTCAAGATAATGGATAGGTAA
- the pseC gene encoding UDP-4-amino-4,6-dideoxy-N-acetyl-beta-L-altrosamine transaminase codes for MIPYGRQDINQADIDAVVAVLRSDFLTQGPKVPEFEQAVMKKVGAQHAVATNSATSALHIACLALGLGPGDWLWTTPITFVATANCALYCGAKVDFVDIDRRTYNMDPAALAYKLELAEKNGCLPKIVIPVHLCGQPCNMAVIHHLSQRYGFKIIEDASHAIGGKYKDEYIGNSRYSDITVFSFHPVKIITTAEGGMAVTNDSTIATRMALLRSHGVTRDPDLMTHEPDGSWYYQQVALGFNYRMTELQAALGVSQVQRLDDYVARRHVLARRYSEQFFDLPITTPWQSSDGYSGLHLYVIRLQSDRLKNAHNDVFESLRKQGVGVNLHYIPVHTQPFYQKMGFKVGDFPEAESYYCEAISLPMYATLSESQQDFVCEAVRQSILELS; via the coding sequence ATGATCCCATATGGTCGTCAAGATATCAATCAAGCTGATATTGATGCGGTCGTGGCGGTTCTCAGATCTGATTTCTTAACCCAGGGACCGAAGGTTCCTGAGTTTGAACAGGCTGTAATGAAAAAGGTAGGGGCGCAGCATGCCGTCGCGACTAATAGTGCCACATCGGCTTTGCATATTGCGTGTCTCGCTCTTGGCTTGGGGCCGGGCGATTGGCTATGGACGACGCCCATTACCTTTGTTGCTACAGCCAACTGCGCCTTATACTGCGGGGCAAAGGTGGATTTTGTAGACATAGATCGGCGTACTTATAATATGGACCCTGCTGCGTTAGCGTATAAGCTTGAGCTTGCAGAGAAAAATGGGTGCTTACCGAAAATTGTCATTCCTGTTCATTTGTGCGGGCAGCCTTGTAATATGGCTGTGATCCACCACTTATCTCAGCGTTATGGTTTTAAGATCATTGAAGATGCTTCGCACGCTATTGGTGGGAAATATAAGGATGAATATATCGGTAATAGTCGCTATAGTGACATTACAGTGTTCAGCTTTCATCCGGTGAAAATCATCACAACAGCAGAAGGTGGAATGGCTGTGACCAATGATTCGACAATCGCCACACGCATGGCATTATTGCGCAGTCATGGTGTTACCCGCGATCCTGATTTGATGACTCATGAACCTGATGGTTCTTGGTATTACCAGCAAGTGGCTTTGGGGTTCAACTACCGCATGACAGAGCTTCAAGCGGCCCTGGGCGTTAGTCAGGTGCAGCGACTGGATGACTATGTGGCGCGTCGTCATGTGTTGGCACGACGCTATTCAGAACAATTTTTTGATTTGCCGATTACAACCCCGTGGCAGAGTTCGGATGGCTATTCTGGACTGCATTTGTATGTGATTAGATTGCAATCCGATCGCTTGAAGAATGCGCACAATGATGTCTTTGAATCGCTGAGAAAGCAGGGCGTAGGTGTGAATCTGCACTATATTCCTGTGCATACACAGCCGTTCTATCAAAAGATGGGATTCAAGGTAGGCGACTTTCCAGAAGCGGAAAGCTATTATTGCGAAGCAATCAGCTTGCCGATGTATGCCACACTTTCCGAATCTCAACAAGACTTTGTCTGCGAGGCTGTTCGTCAATCAATATTGGAACTCAGCTAA
- the pseB gene encoding UDP-N-acetylglucosamine 4,6-dehydratase (inverting) — MLKEKSILITGGTGSFGHSFVPMTLACYNPKRLIILSRDEMKQWEMAKLYGDDPRVRFFIGDVRDKDRLHRALDGVDFVVHAAATKIVPTAEYNPFECIKTNIIGAMNLIDACIDQGVKRVVALSTDKASSPINLYGATKLASDKLFVAGNSYAGAHGTRFSVVRYGNVMGSRGSVIPFFMSIREKGELPITDSRMTRFMISLEQGVELVWHAFEDMEGGEIYVKKIPSMKVTDLARVIAPHAEQKIIGIRPGEKLHEQMIGTEDSHYTYEYQDYYKILPAINGWGSSMERIKNGIKVPEGFVYASDSNPEWMPPEALQAWIDENGERIGKV; from the coding sequence ATGCTTAAAGAAAAATCCATTCTAATTACTGGTGGCACTGGGTCATTTGGACACTCGTTTGTGCCAATGACGTTGGCTTGCTATAACCCAAAGCGTCTCATTATTCTTTCTAGGGATGAAATGAAGCAATGGGAAATGGCCAAGCTATATGGTGATGATCCTCGCGTACGGTTTTTTATTGGGGATGTGCGTGACAAAGATCGCCTTCATCGAGCTCTGGATGGTGTTGATTTTGTAGTGCATGCTGCTGCGACAAAAATTGTACCGACAGCTGAATACAACCCATTTGAATGCATAAAGACAAACATCATCGGGGCGATGAATTTGATTGATGCCTGTATCGATCAAGGTGTAAAGCGTGTCGTGGCCTTATCAACGGACAAAGCCAGCAGTCCGATCAATCTGTATGGGGCGACTAAGCTGGCCTCTGACAAACTGTTTGTGGCAGGGAATTCGTATGCAGGTGCTCATGGTACCCGGTTTTCTGTTGTCCGGTATGGAAATGTCATGGGATCACGTGGCTCTGTAATTCCTTTTTTTATGTCGATTCGTGAAAAAGGAGAGCTACCTATCACGGATAGCCGTATGACTCGCTTTATGATTTCTCTGGAACAGGGCGTAGAGTTGGTTTGGCATGCATTCGAAGACATGGAAGGAGGCGAGATTTATGTCAAGAAGATCCCCTCGATGAAAGTCACTGACCTGGCACGCGTGATTGCACCGCATGCAGAACAGAAAATTATTGGTATTCGCCCAGGCGAAAAACTGCACGAGCAGATGATTGGTACCGAGGATTCTCACTATACCTATGAATATCAGGATTATTATAAGATTTTGCCTGCTATCAATGGGTGGGGCAGTTCAATGGAACGCATCAAAAATGGGATAAAGGTGCCAGAAGGCTTTGTGTATGCCAGTGACTCTAATCCTGAATGGATGCCACCCGAAGCCCTGCAAGCATGGATCGATGAAAATGGTGAGAGAATCGGTAAAGTCTAA
- a CDS encoding methyltransferase domain-containing protein, translated as MADADAAKMRQLLEGMRAAFFRGDNAMEYARSFLGRDDNLLIATQIAYDLQAGSYVKLARANPEGKARWVSQIADLLSPHLQESGGSVLEVGVGEATTLSGVLAHLSLPQISAFGFDISWSRCAHGLGWLKQMGQCAELFVADLFHIPLADSSIDIVYTSHSLEPNGGRELEAIRELLRVARRFVVLIEPIYELGSAAAQARMRSHGYVRNLKKSAEDLGCVILDYRLLDYCFNPLNPSGVLLLEKLHEQNPSQTVWRCPLTHAPLDFIEGVFAARETGLIYPIVGGIPLLCRNNAILASSYGTKISES; from the coding sequence ATGGCGGATGCCGATGCAGCCAAGATGCGTCAATTGTTGGAAGGCATGCGTGCTGCTTTCTTTCGTGGCGACAATGCGATGGAGTATGCGCGAAGTTTTCTTGGGCGCGATGATAATCTACTCATTGCCACACAGATTGCTTATGACTTGCAAGCTGGAAGCTATGTCAAGCTGGCGCGTGCAAATCCGGAAGGAAAGGCTCGTTGGGTATCACAGATTGCAGATTTATTGTCGCCCCACTTACAAGAATCAGGTGGTTCAGTGCTAGAAGTCGGTGTTGGCGAGGCGACCACCCTATCTGGTGTGTTAGCACACCTTTCTCTGCCCCAGATTTCTGCATTTGGGTTTGATATCAGTTGGTCTAGATGCGCCCATGGGCTTGGCTGGCTGAAGCAAATGGGTCAATGTGCTGAATTGTTTGTTGCTGATCTTTTTCATATCCCTTTAGCGGACAGCAGCATAGATATAGTTTATACGTCCCATTCATTAGAACCAAACGGTGGTCGCGAGCTTGAGGCGATCCGTGAACTCCTGAGGGTGGCTCGCCGGTTCGTGGTTCTTATTGAGCCAATTTATGAACTGGGAAGTGCGGCTGCGCAGGCGCGAATGCGAAGTCATGGATATGTACGCAATCTGAAAAAATCTGCCGAGGATCTGGGGTGTGTAATCTTGGATTACCGCTTGCTGGATTATTGCTTCAATCCACTGAATCCTAGTGGAGTGCTTCTGCTTGAAAAATTGCACGAACAAAACCCTTCTCAGACAGTGTGGCGTTGCCCTCTGACACATGCACCCCTTGATTTTATAGAAGGTGTTTTTGCGGCACGGGAAACTGGTTTGATCTATCCGATCGTGGGTGGTATCCCATTGCTATGTCGAAATAATGCGATCTTGGCATCGTCGTATGGGACAAAAATTTCTGAGTCATAA
- a CDS encoding UDP-3-O-(3-hydroxymyristoyl)glucosamine N-acyltransferase, translating to MKSRWIVGAGDCLDVIFHACKQAYPGDQVEKIIVPQTDDDEFDSAALDALAPDSGTAFVAFDESFGNMKRMELMRALMVRGFRLDTLISPSAVVAEDAIIGMNVFIGPNATIGHGCRVDFNTIIHAGVIIGPNSRVKSSCWLESGVQLDSGVEIGAYCILRMGAAIRSQVTIGRGCELGWPRMYEQDVLSNTFFDPRYDEPIYVYAG from the coding sequence ATGAAATCTAGATGGATTGTGGGTGCTGGTGATTGTCTGGACGTGATCTTTCACGCCTGCAAACAAGCATATCCCGGTGATCAAGTGGAGAAAATCATCGTGCCTCAGACTGATGACGATGAATTCGATTCGGCGGCATTGGATGCGTTGGCACCCGACAGCGGTACCGCGTTCGTTGCTTTTGATGAGAGTTTCGGCAACATGAAACGTATGGAGCTGATGCGGGCATTGATGGTGCGTGGGTTTCGACTGGATACACTGATCTCTCCTAGTGCAGTCGTAGCCGAAGATGCAATCATTGGCATGAACGTGTTCATTGGCCCGAATGCGACCATAGGGCATGGTTGCCGAGTTGATTTCAATACAATTATCCATGCCGGCGTCATCATCGGCCCAAACAGCCGGGTCAAATCATCGTGTTGGCTGGAAAGCGGTGTGCAGCTTGATTCGGGCGTCGAAATCGGCGCATATTGCATTCTGAGGATGGGCGCAGCGATTCGCAGCCAGGTAACCATAGGGAGAGGCTGCGAATTAGGATGGCCGCGTATGTACGAGCAGGACGTGCTCAGTAATACCTTCTTTGATCCCCGGTATGATGAACCTATTTACGTTTATGCGGGCTGA
- a CDS encoding RHO alpha subunit C-terminal catalytic domain-containing protein: MRNFALVELGGLLFINLAPEPLPLEDQFPPGFIALLKSSAEAYDTEVIMTTWHAKFNWKLIYENLRDFNHIKYLHAKSLVKIANFPFGAADVDVAEAPLQDCSPAALRREMRTFSYGGPEGKIDPVKREPWMNMVERWGDTDAYFNWLAYPNLHIACGNGGYSFAIENHVPVSPGKTDVELFFMTARKRKSYAFSPQVLLAHMHYGKKILSEDIGMLEAVQAGLHIDAPVPTQGAYESTNRQIERWYTTLMETDHEI; this comes from the coding sequence TTGCGCAATTTTGCGCTGGTCGAGCTGGGTGGGCTGCTGTTCATCAATCTTGCACCTGAGCCGTTGCCGCTCGAGGATCAGTTCCCGCCTGGGTTCATCGCTTTGCTCAAGAGCAGCGCCGAGGCATACGACACAGAGGTCATCATGACCACCTGGCATGCCAAATTCAACTGGAAGCTGATTTACGAAAACTTGCGTGATTTCAATCACATCAAATACCTGCATGCCAAGAGTCTGGTGAAGATTGCTAATTTCCCGTTTGGGGCAGCTGATGTAGATGTGGCGGAGGCGCCATTACAGGACTGTTCGCCTGCAGCGCTGCGTCGGGAAATGCGCACGTTCAGCTACGGCGGTCCCGAGGGAAAGATCGACCCGGTTAAACGTGAGCCTTGGATGAACATGGTTGAGCGCTGGGGCGATACCGACGCCTATTTCAATTGGCTGGCGTATCCGAATCTTCATATTGCTTGCGGTAATGGTGGATATTCCTTTGCAATCGAGAATCATGTGCCAGTTTCCCCAGGAAAAACCGACGTGGAGCTTTTCTTCATGACGGCTCGCAAAAGAAAGAGCTATGCCTTTTCTCCTCAGGTGCTGCTGGCACATATGCATTATGGCAAAAAAATCCTGAGTGAAGACATTGGCATGCTGGAGGCAGTACAAGCAGGGCTGCATATTGATGCCCCGGTACCGACCCAGGGGGCGTATGAAAGCACCAATCGTCAGATCGAGCGCTGGTACACCACGCTGATGGAGACCGATCATGAAATCTAG
- a CDS encoding NeuD/PglB/VioB family sugar acetyltransferase, translating into MKKVYIIGAGGWGREVLIQMRTASAYGKDWSIAGFLDTRAHMLDGIDCGVSIVGDPLIHQPQAGEAFVCAVGLPKGRAQYAVPILEKGGEFIHIYTPFNSEGYLSKGVHLGTGCFWAPRVQFSPDVWVGDFANFHSGTIIGHDVRIGHYAQIGAMVFIGGGARIGDYAIVHPHATIIPHITVGEGATVGAGAVVVKDVPPGVTVFGNPARVIF; encoded by the coding sequence ATGAAAAAGGTTTACATCATTGGCGCTGGTGGTTGGGGCCGTGAGGTACTGATCCAGATGCGCACTGCATCAGCTTACGGCAAAGACTGGTCTATTGCGGGCTTTCTGGATACGCGGGCGCATATGTTGGACGGTATCGACTGTGGGGTTTCGATTGTGGGCGATCCTTTGATCCATCAGCCACAGGCGGGCGAGGCCTTTGTTTGTGCGGTGGGCCTACCGAAGGGGCGTGCACAGTACGCAGTGCCCATTCTTGAAAAGGGCGGTGAATTCATTCATATTTACACGCCATTCAACTCAGAAGGTTATCTCAGCAAAGGGGTGCATTTAGGAACAGGCTGCTTCTGGGCTCCTCGAGTGCAGTTCAGCCCTGATGTCTGGGTAGGCGATTTCGCTAATTTTCACAGCGGCACGATTATTGGCCATGATGTGCGTATCGGACATTATGCGCAGATTGGTGCCATGGTGTTTATTGGTGGCGGGGCACGAATTGGTGACTATGCCATCGTCCATCCGCATGCCACGATTATCCCACATATCACTGTGGGCGAGGGGGCAACGGTGGGGGCTGGGGCGGTAGTGGTTAAGGATGTACCGCCAGGGGTGACTGTGTTCGGCAACCCGGCTCGAGTGATTTTCTGA
- a CDS encoding SDR family oxidoreductase, with protein sequence MSDTTQHYPFSVAGKTVLVTGASSDLGRHVAITLARRGACLVITGRNAERLQATYADLPGGGHVQVVADLTQKGDRDRLVQTAGVLNGVVHCAGLKSHCLVHQLDESLMSEMYQVNFLAPVMLTQRLLQADAVVQQGSIVFMLSTAAHVGTRGLGPYSAMKAGLVGMIKCLALEQAERKIRVNGISPSTIVTPMRAMHPGLLEEQKARHPLGLGTPDDVANGVVYMLSDASRWVTGTSLVMDGGAVI encoded by the coding sequence ATGAGTGACACAACACAACACTATCCCTTTTCTGTTGCAGGAAAAACCGTGCTGGTCACCGGTGCGTCATCAGATCTGGGTCGGCATGTCGCCATAACACTGGCCCGTCGTGGTGCGTGTTTGGTCATCACTGGGCGGAATGCCGAACGCTTGCAGGCGACTTATGCTGATCTGCCGGGTGGCGGGCATGTGCAGGTGGTGGCCGATCTGACACAAAAGGGTGACCGGGACCGCCTGGTTCAGACTGCTGGGGTATTGAACGGCGTGGTTCATTGTGCAGGTCTGAAAAGTCACTGTCTCGTGCACCAACTGGATGAATCGCTTATGAGCGAGATGTATCAGGTCAATTTTCTGGCACCAGTGATGTTGACTCAGCGCCTGCTCCAGGCTGATGCCGTGGTGCAGCAGGGTTCGATCGTCTTCATGCTGTCCACCGCTGCTCATGTTGGGACGCGGGGTCTTGGACCCTATTCTGCCATGAAGGCAGGGCTGGTGGGTATGATCAAGTGTCTGGCGTTGGAGCAGGCCGAGCGCAAGATACGCGTCAATGGCATTTCACCCTCGACCATCGTCACGCCCATGAGGGCTATGCACCCGGGTTTGCTCGAAGAACAAAAGGCTCGTCACCCGCTAGGGTTGGGCACGCCGGATGATGTGGCCAACGGCGTCGTATATATGCTGTCTGACGCCAGCCGCTGGGTCACCGGCACCAGTCTGGTCATGGATGGTGGGGCGGTGATTTGA
- a CDS encoding SDR family oxidoreductase, whose product MTGQDDPFCLTGKRILVTGASSGIGKQIALTCAQMGAQLVITGRNLERLQATADALCGSSHLVVAADLALPEGLDHLVEQAGVLDGVAHAAGISKLVPFRQINQKHLDVIFSANTYAPMLLTKGLLAKKQIAPGGSILFIAALASHSGALATSAYAASKSALLGAMRSLALEVAKQGIRANCIAPGYVQTPMLDGLGQGGGSMDELFALTPLGMGEPEDVASTAVFYLSDASRWVTRNYFILDGGLSTPMDIYA is encoded by the coding sequence ATGACTGGGCAAGATGATCCGTTTTGTCTGACTGGCAAGCGCATTCTGGTAACAGGTGCGTCCTCCGGCATTGGCAAGCAGATTGCCTTGACTTGCGCACAAATGGGCGCACAGCTGGTGATAACAGGCCGTAACCTAGAACGCTTGCAGGCTACTGCGGATGCTTTGTGTGGTAGCAGTCACCTTGTGGTGGCTGCTGATCTGGCGTTGCCAGAGGGCCTTGATCACTTGGTAGAACAAGCTGGTGTGCTTGATGGCGTGGCGCATGCTGCTGGTATTTCAAAGCTGGTGCCGTTCAGGCAGATTAACCAGAAACATCTTGATGTGATTTTTTCGGCCAATACCTACGCGCCCATGCTGCTGACCAAGGGGTTATTGGCAAAAAAACAGATCGCCCCTGGGGGGTCAATTCTGTTCATTGCAGCGCTGGCATCACACAGTGGCGCGTTGGCGACCTCGGCTTATGCTGCAAGCAAATCAGCATTGCTGGGGGCTATGCGCTCGTTGGCGCTGGAGGTCGCCAAGCAAGGCATACGCGCCAACTGCATTGCTCCAGGCTATGTGCAGACACCGATGCTGGACGGTCTGGGGCAGGGGGGCGGTAGTATGGATGAATTATTTGCGTTGACCCCCCTGGGTATGGGAGAACCGGAAGATGTTGCCAGTACTGCAGTGTTCTACTTGTCAGATGCCAGTCGCTGGGTCACACGCAATTATTTTATTCTGGATGGCGGTTTAAGCACGCCTATGGATATCTACGCATGA
- a CDS encoding ketoacyl-ACP synthase III produces MASSKLSNVRFAGMATCVPKQIVHNVHDAPPHLRSERERLVRNIGIETRRVCPTWQCFSDLAYDAAEKLLDELEWSRDEVGALIVVTQSPDYPVPATSIILQDRLGLAHSTMAFDINLGCSAYPFALQVLGSLISSGAIKKGLILLGDRSSYKHRDSLKDPLFSDAGTATALEYQEGAPPMYFDLNSDGSGYKAIIVPVGGHRNPIQLEHTLAHKGEDGFWRSDLDLILDGPAILGFSTQRVPPAVEYLLEYSGVSKDEVDYFIFHQANRMINETIRKKLKLSEDKVPSSLREFGNTSGASLPVTVSVRLRDALATGKKRLLFCGFGVGLSWGSAIVDIESACFPELIEA; encoded by the coding sequence ATGGCATCCTCTAAATTATCCAATGTGCGTTTCGCAGGTATGGCAACCTGCGTGCCTAAGCAAATAGTGCACAATGTGCACGATGCGCCCCCTCATTTGCGTTCAGAGCGCGAACGCTTAGTAAGGAATATTGGCATCGAAACACGCCGGGTTTGCCCGACTTGGCAGTGTTTTTCGGATCTGGCATACGATGCTGCAGAAAAACTGCTGGATGAATTAGAGTGGTCACGCGATGAAGTTGGTGCATTGATTGTGGTCACTCAGTCACCAGATTATCCGGTCCCTGCTACCTCTATCATCTTACAGGATCGGTTAGGGCTGGCCCATTCCACAATGGCATTTGATATTAATTTGGGATGTTCGGCTTATCCGTTTGCTTTGCAGGTTTTAGGTAGTCTGATTTCGTCAGGTGCTATTAAAAAAGGCCTGATCCTGCTGGGTGATCGGTCCAGCTACAAGCACCGGGATTCGCTAAAAGACCCGCTGTTTTCAGATGCTGGTACGGCAACTGCATTGGAGTATCAGGAAGGTGCTCCACCGATGTATTTTGATCTCAATAGCGACGGTAGTGGTTACAAAGCCATCATTGTTCCGGTTGGTGGGCACCGTAACCCTATTCAGCTCGAGCATACCCTTGCTCACAAGGGAGAAGATGGTTTTTGGCGATCAGATCTTGATTTGATTCTGGATGGCCCCGCGATACTTGGGTTTTCTACGCAGCGTGTCCCACCTGCAGTGGAATATCTCTTAGAGTATTCGGGTGTTTCTAAAGATGAAGTTGATTATTTTATCTTTCATCAAGCCAATCGTATGATTAATGAAACCATTCGCAAGAAATTAAAGCTATCAGAAGATAAGGTTCCCTCTAGTTTGCGTGAATTTGGTAATACTAGTGGTGCTTCTTTGCCAGTCACGGTGTCTGTCAGACTGAGGGATGCGTTGGCGACCGGAAAAAAACGTCTGCTGTTTTGCGGCTTTGGAGTGGGCCTGTCTTGGGGCTCTGCTATTGTAGACATCGAGTCTGCTTGTTTCCCGGAATTGATTGAAGCATGA
- a CDS encoding acyl carrier protein has protein sequence MNNIEDFIEKFIIAVDFQEPVPVAPDSVFVDFPEWDSLATLGVIVMFDTEYDKTISGDDLSKVTTIAELHQLAIA, from the coding sequence ATGAACAATATCGAAGATTTTATTGAAAAATTTATTATTGCGGTAGATTTCCAAGAGCCCGTTCCGGTCGCGCCTGATTCTGTGTTTGTGGATTTTCCAGAATGGGATTCGCTTGCCACGTTGGGAGTTATTGTGATGTTTGATACTGAATATGATAAAACCATCTCTGGGGATGATTTGTCTAAAGTCACTACCATTGCTGAACTTCATCAATTAGCGATTGCATAG